The sequence GATCGCGCTGCGGAGTAATCAACCATCCGTTTCAAGTTACTACGCTCTCGCTCGTTCGCTGTCAAGGTATAGGAGGCAGGGCGGTCTTTCAACATAATTTTACAGTTGGAATGTCGATCGGTTCTTTTTTCTAAATTATCTTTAACATTATTTGTTCTTTCACTTCCGGTGGACAAAATAGATTCTGTCTATCTTTTCAGGATTAAGCTATTAGTAAAGTGAATTCCTAATCTATATACTTATGGTACTTTTTACCACAGATGTCCACAGATAAACACAGATGAACACAGATGTTTTTTGGATTTTTTTCAATTGATGCTGGTTTATTTATCCTTCACACTTCACCATTTATCCTGTTCATCCTCATAATCCATATTATAAATCCCGTTCTATCATTCACACTTCATCCTTCATCCTGTTCATCCTTTAATCCTTAAATCCTGATCCATTCTTAGTTTTTCTCCACCATGCCCTCACCAAGCGAATTTCTTCATAATTAAATTCTTCTTTTAAATGTTCGTAAATTGGTTTAAGTGAAATATCGCTACCAATATATTCCATAGCTTTTAAAATTACTTCTTGGCGTTCTGGCAAAACCAAATTATCTAAATCTCCTAACTTGCCCATTTCGATTAGTTCTGCCAAATGAGCCATAATAGTACTAGTTTTCAAATTACGTTTTTCGGCAATTTCTTCTACAGTTAACCCTTCTTGATATAAATCGAAAGTGATTAACTGGGTGATATTATTTGAGTTGGTTTTGGTAGCTGCTTTCGGAACATAGTTATTCGTTTCTGTTGACAATCCTTGTTCTTGCCGATAAGTTTTAATTTCCCAGATAAATCGTTCCCCATATTGCTCTAATTTGCGACTACCTACTCCAGACAGTTGACCGAATTCCACTAAAGTTTGGGGTTGCACCTGCGCCATCAATTTGAGAGTAGAATCATGAAAAATTACATAAGGGGGAACAGATTGTTCGTCAGCGATTTTCTTGCGGAGTTGGCGCAAGCGATCGTATAACATTTCCATGCCAGCTTTTTTGAGATTTACCGCCTCCTCGATCGCTTTTTTATTAACGGGAACGACAATCTGCACCGAACGCTGACGCCTCATCACTTCCCAACTTAGGGCATTCAATTTGAGAACGGCATAACCATCTGTAGTTTGATCTAATAAGCCTTGATGTAATAGCGATCGCGCTAACATTTTCCATTCATCAGCCGTTTTATCTTTGCCAATTCCATAAGTAGAAAGTTCCTGATGCTTATTTTGTAAAACTTTCTGACTCCGCGAACCTCGTAGCACATCTATAATATAAGTCATCCCAAACCTTTCCTTACATCGCGCCACGCAGGAAAGAAACTTCATCGCTTCAACTGTCCAATCTTCTACAGGTTTAGCCTGACGACAATTATCGCAATTAGCACAATTTCCAGCAAAATATTCGCCAAAATAACTTAACTGAATCGTGCGACGACAATCAGTTCCTTCCGCATAATCAATCACTCGTCTTAACTGTTGACGGGCAATCATTTGTTCTTGCGGATCGGGTTTTTGTTCGATTCCCCATTCAATTTTTTTCACATCGCCATAACTGAAAAAGAAAATACATTCAGCAGGTTCACCATCTCTACCCGCCCGTCCCGCTTCTTGATAATAACCTTCTAAATTACGAGGCAAATCGAAATGAGCTACAAACCGAACATCTGGCTTATTAATTCCCATGCCAAAAGCAATAGTTGCCACGATTACTTGCACGTCATCGCGAATAAATCGAGTTTGATTTTCCGATCGTTCTTCGTCAGTTAAACCCGCATGATATGGTAAAGCTTTTATGCCATCTTTTTGTAATTTAAAAGCCAGTTCATCAACAGCGCGACGACTGAGACAATAGACGATACCAGCACCTTTAGTTTGGCGAACTTTTAATAATAATTCCGTATAGCTACTTTTTTGTTTAGGACGAACTTCGTAATATAAATTTTGGCGATTAAAACTAGCAACGTGGATGCTAGGTTTCTGTAATGCTAACTGTTCGATAATATCTTGACGTACTCGTTCGGTAGCGGTAGCAGTAAGCGCCATTACAGGTATGTTGGCATAACGCTGGCGCAGCATTCGCAATTGACGATATTCTGGACGAAAATCGTGTCCCCATTCGGAAACGCAGTGTGCTTCATCAATCGCAAAACCAGAGATACCGATTTGATGATTTACTAAATCTAAAAATGGCAGAAATCTTTCACTTAATAAACGTTCCGGTGCAACATAAAGTAACTTAACTAGTTTGTTGAGAATAGCTTGTTCTCGGTTTCGCACTTGCCAACTGTTCAGGCTACTATTAAGAAAAGTTGCCCCAATGCCGTTATCTCGCAGCGCATCAACTTGGTCTTGCATTAAGGCAATTAAAGGAGATACTACTACAGTTAAACCTGGTTTAAGTAAGGCTGGCAATTGAAAACAGAGAGATTTTCCACCGCCAGTAGGCATAACGATCAGTAAATCTCGGTTTTGCAGGGCTTCTTGTACTATTTGTCGCTGTCCCGGGCGGAAGCTATCATAGCCAAAATGATGTTTGAGTGCTTTTTCCAAGGTGGGAAATGGAGACATGATCGAAATAATGCACTGATGAAATTATTTTATAACTGCAAATGAACGCAGGTGAGGTTGTTGGCTTTGGTGCGGTTGGATTATCTTCAATAATGGTATTGGAAAGTTGGAAGAAAAATAAACCGATGAAAAAAGCTGTTTGGAATGGGGCTATTTTAGCGGAAAGCGATCGCACTGTGGTTGTAGAAGGCAATCACTACTTCCCGGCTGACTCGATTAAGAAGGAATATTTCCAGGAAAGCAACACCCACACGACTTGTCCTTGGAAAGGTGTAGCGAGTTACTACACCATCGAGGTAGACGGACAAGTAAACAAGGATGCTGCCTGGTACTATCCCCAAACTAAGGATGCGGCGAAGAATATCGAAGGGTATATCGCGTTTTGGCGTGGAGTGAAGGTGGAGTAAACCTCTCCCCTAATCCCCTCTCCTCGCAGGAGAGGGGGGACAAGAACCGTAGCGGGTAGGTTGGGTTGAGGAACGAAACCCAACATTAGCCGTAGGGTGCGTTACGCTTAGGCTAACGCACCTACTCTTTATCAATTTGACTCCTCACCCACTTGCGAAATGTTTTGATTAATTCTAAATAATCCATTTCCCCAACTTGTTCGAGAAATCTAGTGATTTCTAAAAGAGGTAAGTTGGGAAAAATATCACTTTGGGGGGATGAAATATATTCTTGGTTTTGTAGTTGCTTAATTTGGAAGGTGTTACCATCGTAAATCCATACTTCTGCTACGCCTAAATCTTTGTAAACAGCCAAGCGATCGCTAGAACTACTGGTAATATCAATTTCTATAACTAAATCTGGTGCTGGATCTTTTTCTGGATCGAGTCTTTTTTTCGATTTAATTATATTGATGTTGCGGATGTAAAAACATTTATCGGGTTCTGCACCGCTTAATTCCAAACGTTTAAAGGTTGTCGATCCAAATGGTTCGATCGAAATCTCTAATTCTTCAGCTAGAGTTTCCACAAATCGACCCATTACTTCTTTATAACGTTCGTGTTCGGGGGAAGGAACCATAATTTCTAAATTACCTCGATTATAGGTAAGACGCAAACGGCGATCGCGACTTAGTTCGGTTAGCAAAGCTTCGTAGGTTTGCCAACTGATTCCCGAAAGCTGTACTCTTTCTATTGGTTGGGTAAGTGTGGCAGTCATGGCATTTTTTGGAAGTAATAATGGCAATTAATTTAATCGCTTAAGTTGCTAGTTAGATTTTTGAGGCCGATCGTGCTTAGTAGTTGAAGTAAATAATTTTACCCCTAGATCTTCACGCTAGTAACCAGCAATTTGAGTTAATATAATTTTAGACGATTTTGTAGCCATAAATATTATCGAGATATTGTATAAATATTTATATTAGGTAGGAAAATATTGCTATGTCAGTCGAGACAACTATCGAACAAAACCCCCAGATAGCAGAGGATGAGGACTGGTGGGAAGTTAATCAACCTCCTAGTGATTTAATTTTTGATGATGGTGAACCTTTGGAAAGCAACCGCCACCGTATTGCGATGAATACCCTGATCCGATCGTTGCAGCAAGGTTGGGCCGATCGCAACGATTTTTTTGCAGGGGGTAATATGTTTATTTATTACAGCCGGGAACAAGTTCGCAACCGCGATTTTCGTGGCCCAGATTTTTTTGTGGTGCTGAATGTAGATGGTGCTAGAGAACGGCAAGGCTGGGTAGTATGGGATGAGAATGGACGTTACCCGGATGTGATTGTGGAACTGTTATCTGCTAGTACCGCCCAAGCAGATAGGGGAACAAAGAGAGAGATTTACGAAAGAATTTTTAGAACGCCGGATTATTTTATTTTCGATCCTTTCGATCCGAATTCTTTACGAGGTTGGCATTTAGATGCTTCCCAAAGATATCAGGAATTAGCGCCAAACGATCGAGGTTGGGTTTGGTGCGAGAGTTTGGGGTTTTGGTTAGGAAATTGGGAAGGAACTATCGAGAGAGAAACGGCAATTTGGTTGCGATTTTATGATGGTTCTGGGAATCTGGTTTTGTTACCAGAGGAAGCAGAAAGACAAAATGCTCAAGTGGAAAGACAAAGGGCGGAACGACTCGCGGCGAAGTTGCGAGAGTTGGGTGTAGATCCGGATAATTTGTAGTTAGGGAATGCGATCGCACTTTTTGTAGTAAGGACTTGAGTCCTCATTGTATGGGTAAGAGAATTGAGCGTATTGGCGAAGAAAATCATTGGTAGGGACAGGGAAAAAAATAAATTTTGCCTTGTCCCTAAAGTTATACACAAAACAATAAATGTGGTTTGGTTTCATTGCCCAACCAACATTTCGCACTATATTTTTAACGGAAATACCCACATTTTTTGCCAAACTGAATATCGCAATTTAATCTTAGACTACAGAAAGATTCAGGGTGTAATTACTGTTACTAAATGCGCCAGTATTTACAACAGCATAGTAAGTATCTGCACCTAAGCGACGATTGATCGATCCACTACTACCAGAAGAAGCAGCCGTGCCAGTCACATACTCGTTAGAATCGATTTGTCCGTTACGGTTGGTATCCACATAGAGATCCACCTCCACGCGAGCAGTCGTACCGTTTAAAGTCAGCTGGAAGTTGCTAGGAGTCCCCAAAACAAAACGATAAAAGTCTTCACGGTCATTCCTACCCACAAATTCAGTAAAACTGCGAGTACCATTCAACAAACCAGCATCGATCAGACCATCTCGCGTATTATTAGCAGTAAGTCCAAGAGAGTAATTAGTATTACGGCCTTCCGAGTCTGGTTCGAGGCGAACAAAATATGCACCAGGCCCTAGTCTGCGGTCAATTGATCCACTACTACCAGAAGAAGCAGCCGTGCCAGTCACATACTCGTTAGAATCAATTTGTCCATTAAGGTTGGTATCCACATAAAGATCCACCTCCACGCGAGCAGTCGTACTATCTAAAGATAAAATAAAATCGCTCGGAAGCTGCAAATCAAAGCGGTAGTAATCAAAACGGTCATTAAATCCAACAAAATCATTAAAATTAACAGTTGAATTCAATATGCCGACATTAAGAGCAGCCGGAGGAGTGTTACCAGGTTCAGATGGCGGCGGTGGTGGGGGAGTCGAACCACCAGGAACAGCAGGGCGTCCTTCCCGAATGCCAAACCTGACATAATGCTGAAAAGCCTGTGCAAAATTGAAACCTACTGCTCTCAAATCCGGGTTAGCGTCCAGGTAGAAACGGACATTGAAATTTTCTGCTGATATCCTTCCCTCATTAACGCCAGAAGCTCGAAAATGCTCGAATAATTGTTCGTTATTGGTCAACCCCGCTGCTACCAAGTCGGGATTAGCGGCTCTATAAAATGATGGATTAAAACCATAGGAAAACCTCCGCCCCTCAGCGATGCCAGAGCCTTGCAGATGGTAAAAAACTTGTAAGGGCGCTGTTATACCAGCCGCCGCCAAGTCGGGATTGCCAGCTTGATAAAAGTCGAGATTGACAAACGGTGAAAAGGCACGCCCCTCGTTAACTCCAAACCTGACGAAGTGATCTACTAGCTGTGCATCCGTGGTAAGTCCCGCAGATGCTAAGTCTGGGTTAAGGTTCCGATAGTAGTTGACATCAAATACATTAACTGTCATCTGTCATCCACCGTTTTATATAAGTTTTTTTTATATAACAGTTTAGTAAAGCTTATATCAAGAGTAAAAATGCTGAATTCGGTGTCAGCTAAGATTCACAAGCTAACTTTTAGTAAAAGAATTAAATTATCTAGTTATGGCAACAAATCATCTCAGTTCTCGCTTTCCATACTGGTAGTTTAAGCCTTACTTCAGGTAAAAAAAGTTAAGCATTCCCAAGTATTTGCACGCCAATACTAGTAGAAACACGGCTTAAAAACAAAATGACAAAAAATAAATACGTATTAACACTGATATTTCCGAATGCCCCCTTTCCTGGTAAGGAAGAAAGGACATCACAAGGGTTAGGTTCCGCCAACCTCTACCAATTTCAATAGGAGTTTGCTATTATAGAAATTCGAGCGGATGTGGCGGAATTGGCAGACGCGCTAGATTTAGGTTCTAGTACCGCAAGGTGTGAAGGTTCAAGTCCTTTCATCCGCATTTAAATTAAATGCTTTTACACTCAGTAATTTGTAAACTACTAAAAGCGATCGGTTGCTTACTTCTATCAGGTTTCTCTCAAACAAACTATTCTATGGAGGATAGGGAACTCGAATCCCTGGCCTCTGCGGTGCGATCGCAGCGCTCTACCAACTGAGCTAATCCCCCGAATCGATTTTGGATTTTCGATTTTAGATTGACTAAAATCAAACGATCCTAAAAGGTATTTTAGCACTGAAATCAAGCTTTCTAAGAACCTTCCCCCTGTCTTCTCAGCCACTCATCGTTGGCTGGGGTGATTTTTGGGAGAATACTTGCTGCACTCGTTCCACGTCAACATCGGTGAGATAATCAACTGACCAGTTGGCTTGGCGCTGAAGCATATGAAAAGGGTAGCTATTGGCGACGCCAACTACTTGCATACCAGCGCTTTTGGCGGCTTGAATACCAGCTGGTGTATCTTCAATTGCCAGACACTCAGAAGGTTGGAGACTAAGATCGCGAAATTGCTCGTTAAAGCGCTGTACTGCTAACAGATAGCCTTCTGGGTCTGGTTTACTGGCAGTTATATCATCTCCCGTCACGAAGATCGAAAAGTGTTGGCCAAAGTTAACGCGATTTAATACTAGTTCGACTTCCGATCGCAAAGCACCAGTCACCAATCCTATTTTTACTTTGGCGACCCGCAATTTATAAATCAAATCTTCTACGGCTGGAAAAATGGGTAATTTTTCCAAATTTTCCATTTCTTTCTGGTAAGCTTGCGCTTTGCGAGTCATTAGCTGCATTAAGTAGCTTTCTGTCACTACTCGACCCCGACTAGTTAGTAACTCGCTAATGCAGGCGCGATCGCTTCTTCCCAGACAAATTTGCCGAAATTCTCCCGGTTTTGGCCGGAGATTTTCTTCAATCAGAATCTGGTTAATCAGTTTTTCGTGGATTGGCTCATCATTAATAATGACGCCGTTGAAATCGAACAGAACTGCCTTTAGTGTCATGTGCCAAAAGCTGGGGTAGGAAAACCCTGTGAATCATCACCTTCCAAAGTGCGATCGATCGCTACTTGAGGAGGCTTACCTGGGATGGGCTTGATGCCACTCGTCACCTGATTTACCCACCACAGATCGTTAGTTTCCACCGCTTCAAAACCCGCCGCTTCCATCCAGGCATCTAGATTTCCAGCAGCATAAGCTCTGATATACGGTTCCTCAAAAATATCATTCAACCACTCTGTCTGGTGCAAAGTTTTTTGGTTGCCATCCAAAATTAACACTTGTCCGCTGGCTTTGAGGAGTCGGAAGCTTTCTCTGAGAATAGCTTTGGTGACTTCTGGCGGGGTTTCGTGAAATAACAAAGAAGCGGTTACCAAATCGAAGGAACCATCGGAAAATCCCGTTTCTTCCGCATTACCATGTCGCCATTCGATTTCTAGTCCGGTTTGTTGCGCTTTGCGATCGGCCATGAATAACATATAAGGGGACAAGTCCAAACCGATTACTTTCGCTTGGGGAAACGCCTGCTTTAACAGTAGGGTTGTCGAACCAGTTCCGCAACCTAAGTCTAAAATACGTTGCGGTTTTACTTTCACCGCTTCGATTAATCCTTGGCGTATCCAAGTTTCGTTGGGTAGCAATACATATTGAGTAACCGGATCGTAGGAAACAGAAGCGCTGGGATTAAGATACCCGCCTTCGCTACCGTGAAAATTTTGGCTGCTGTAGTAGGAAGGATAAGTTAGATTAGGATTGCGAAAGCGATCGGCCTCTTTTTCCCAATCTACGCTTTCATAAAATTGCTTGAGTCCTTCTCCATCTATAAACAGACCAAAAAATGGCTTTAAAAACTGTTCCCAAATCGTGTCTTGACGAACTGCCATCGAAGTTTACCTCACAAGAAAGTTAATGCAATTTGGGCTGGGACTTTCGATGATTTTGCCCTGCTTTACAAATTTTAATAGTATTTTTGGTTAAAAAGTAATCTACCTCTAGTTTATTGTTAAAATATCAAAATTAACTTTATTTGAGTAGATTATCAGATCTCTGGTCGTTAATATTATAAAATCTAATAGTTGGTGCGAGGTACGCTATATATTTAGCGTTAATTGGCAAAGTTTTCATATTTTTGAGAAAAGTTATTCCAGATTTGCCTTAAAAAAATCCAAATTAACGTCAGAAATGCAATGGCACCAAAAATAAGTTCTGATGAATATAAGCAGCGAGTAAAAGCAGAGTTTAACTCGCGTACTAATTATGACAATGACTTTCGCGATCGCCTTGGTAACCGTTTGGTTGAATTAGCGCAACTAACAACAGGGCAAACTATATTAGATGTGGCAACTGGTACGGGAATAGTTGCGATCGCAGCAGCGCAGATAGTAGGTGATGAAGGTAAAGTAATTGGGGTAGATATTTCTGAGGGAATGCTCGAGCAAGCTCAACAAAAAATCGCTGCCGCCAATCTGAAAAATATTGAACTACAAGAAGTAGATGCCGATTATCTTAATTTTAGCGATGAAAGCTTCGATCGCATTTTATGTTCTTCAGCGTTGGTATATTTAAGCAGTATTCCGGCTGCATTGCGATCGTGGTATCGCTTTCTCAAAAAAGGCGGAGTAGTGGGATTTTCTACTTTTGCAGATGGATCGTTTAATTTAGCGATGTTGTTTACCGAAATTGCACAAAATTATGGTGTTTTCATTCCCGATTTAAAAGCACCACTGAATACTCCAGAAAAATGCCAGAGCATATTAGAAGAGGTGGGTTTTAAAAATACGGAAATAAAAGTTGAGCAATTCGGTTACTATATGAGTGTCAGCGAGGTAGAAAACTTGTGGAATCATCTGGCAAATAACGGTTTGATTAAGCCAATATTAAATATTTCTTCAGCAGAGTTAGCCGAGTTTAAAGCCACATATTTAACAGCAGCTAAAAAATTAGAAACAAAGCAAGGCATTTGGAATGATGTAACGACTTTCTTTGTATTAGCGCAGAAAGTTTGATTACAGAAACCGGGTTTCTAAAGTGCCAGTTTCAAACAAAAAAGTTGGGTTGAGGAACAAAACCCAACCGACAAGGATTAATGGTTTAAATTGTCATCGATAATTCATTGTTAATTAAATCTTCTAAAACTATATTGCTTAACCAATTTTTTACGTGAAGTGTAGCGCGACAATCATCTTCATTGTAACGAAGAGTAAGGTCGAGAAAATTGCGATCGCCTGTTTTCAACCATTGGTCGTACCAGTAGATTGCTTGCGCTCCATTTACTTTTGGGTCGCGCCACTCGAAACCCAACCAACGAGCAATTGTTTTCAAAGCGTAGCTTTCTACCGGTAGCGTTAAACCAGAAGAAATGCTTTCATGTATATCTAAAAAGCGAATGAGAAGCGGTTGCCACAAATGAGTAGGAGTTTTATAAAGCCGAGCTAATCTTTTGACAGTTTGGACTTCGTAATCGCAAAAATGAAAGATGGGTGCTTCTGGATAAGTCCAAACTAATTCTAAAAATTGATGCCAAATAGATGCCTCATTCTCTGGATTTTCAGCTAAGAAATAATGAAAAGTTTCTGTTTTAGCTGTTCGGTCAACTACTAAAACTCCCAATAAATAAGCCAAGTCTAATTCGGGTTCGGCTTCAATATCGAAGTATAATTCCACGGGAGAAGTTGGTAAATTTAAAGATCGAGCAGATACTAAAGACACTCGATTTTGCAAAGTAGATCTGGCTTGGCGTAAAAGTTGTTCTGCTACTTCGCTACCAAAAATCGGCTCTAGTAGACTTAAATTAGCGTTAGCTAGAGATTCTAAAGTTGTTAAATTAAGTTGTTTTAGATAAATGTAGCGACTGGGAGTAACACCTGGTAATAATGAGAGGTGTTGCTCGGATTTGGCGATTTGATAACAGTAGCTATGCCATCGGCAAATATTACATTTTTGACGAGAAATAAAAACTTCTGGTGGCTGCTGGGATAAAAGCACTTGACAACATTCTTCCAAAATCAAGTGCATTTGGGGTAAGCGGATGTCTAGCTTAATCGGATAACGGCCTTTTTCTCGTAAAATCAACCAAGCAGTGTCAGGCATTGCTTCTTGCACTCGTGCTAGTACGTGAGCGTGAAATGCCGCCACAATCTGATAATCTAGTTTAGCTCGCTTACCCAACTCTATATCGATCGGAACGTAAAGCCAATCACCAAAGCGAGATTTTCCAGGCTTTTTCACCAATAAATCGGGACTGCTGAGTAAAGCGAAGGGCGATCGGGAATTATTCCCATTTTCCATATTTGTCAGCAGTACGCCTTTGTGAATTCGCTCGACGCCTTGCTCCATCAATGCTAAAGTAGCTTGGGCAGCAGCTTGCCAATCTCCTTGCGGGTAGTCCGGTTGGTGATAAAACTCTTCGGAAAGAACAGCTTGTTCGTGAACGAAACGGTCGTGTAGCAGTTTCAGATGAAAGTCACTGGGAGGTTCCAGGTAGTTTCTGTCTCCGTGGACATCTAGAAACGCTCGTCGATTACATCGTTGGTAGTGTAGCAGCAGTTGAGCAGTTAGCAACATCTTTTTAAGCTAGCAATAAATCTGCTGCAACAATAGCGGTATCCTGATTTAGGCCAGCAGTTGACGATGACGATAATGTATTTGTCAGACTTAACAGAAATGAGTAGCGTATCCTTAGAAAAATTTATCCTAGCATATAATTCGGAAAGTAGGAATCCCCTGGTCAAGGCTTTCATCGCAGACCAAGTAAAGAATCCAGAAACTTTTAATGTAGAAATCTATGCTAATGATGATGGCATTAATCACATTTTAAATGCTTATCATTGTGATGTTAATCGTTCTTTATTAGAATATTTGCAATCAGGTAAAGATATCGTCGATCGGCTTAGAGAAGTGGTTAATTGGAAGTTTAATGGTTTTGAAAATGTAATATCTTTTCTCGATTTTGCGTGCGGTAGCGGACGGTTAACTCGCTTTCTATTGCAAGAGTTACCAGTCGCTCGCATTACTGTTTCCGATATTAAGGATGATGCGGTTGCTTTCCAGGAAAAAACTTTTGGCGTGCGGGGAATTCTTTCCGTGAGCATACCGGAAGATTATCCAGAGGAAAACCAGTATGATTGCATACTTATCTCTTCTTTGTTTAGCCATTTACCAGAAAAAACTTTCAGTCGGTGGCTAAAAAAATTATATAATTTATTACTTCCTAACGGGGTATTAATATTTACCGTTAATGATGTATCTACAATGCCTCTAGGAATGCAAATGATTGACTCTGGTATTGTCTTTGCAGAAGTTAGCGAAATAAAATCTTTAAGCTTGCAAGATTACGGAACAACTTGGGTTACCGAGTCATTCGTTCGACAATTAATTGATGACATTTCTGGAGGAAAAGCTAGTTATTATCGCATGAGTAGAGGGCTTTGGAATCAAGATTTATACGTGCTGGCGAACACCCCTAACGAAGATTTTTCTGGATTAAGAGTGGGTCCGATTAAAGGTTGTTTGGATACTTGTTTTTTCCAAACACCGGATCGGTTAATTTTGAGTGGTTGGGCTGTCGATACGAAGCCTGAAGGGGAAATTGAATCGATCTTAGTTTCAATTAACGGGCAAGTTATGGAAAGCTGTATTCTTCAATACGAAAGACCGGATGTAGCTAGTTTTCTTCAAGATGAAAAATTTTTAATTTCTGGTTGGAGTTGCAGTTTTTCTTTACCGGAATCAACAGTTTTATGCGATGACATTATGATGGTAAAAGCCATCAATAAGCAGAAAATAGAACACTTAATTTATCTGGGGTTGATTGGCAGTACTTTAACTTACGCGGAAGCCGAGCAGATAGAATTAATAGAGTCTCCTGGTTCCATAGAAAAGTTATCTGAAACAGAGATCGAACAATCAGAAATTTCTTTGTTTGAGAAGCTAGTATATCCGGCAAGGCGCGTTTTACATATTTACCGACAATGGCGTGCTAGAAGAAATGGAAGTTAGAAGATCGGGAAAAACCAGATAAACTTAATATTTCATCTATCATTTTTATTACTGCTTTATTAAGTTATGAAGAATATTTTTTCAGGAAACAACCTACTCGAAGACCATCGCCAAAAATTTCCCGGCTTAGTGAATAAAGCTTATTTTAATTTTGGCGGTCAAGGGCCAATGCCACAAGGGGCGTTGGATGCGATTTACCGATCTTATCAATTTATTCAGAGCAGAGGGCCATTTTCGGAAGCGGTATATGCTTGGGAAGTGGAGGAAGCTAATCAAACTAGAGAGGCGATCGCATCCGAGTTAGGGGTGAAAGCGCAAACGATCGCGCTAACGGAAGACGTGACTGTCGGGTGCAATATTGCTTTGTGGGGAATCGATTGGCAAGCTGGCGATCGCATATTAATATCTGATTGCGAACATCCCGGTATTGTGGCAACTATTGGGGAAATTCAACGACGTTTTGGCGTTGAAGTTGATATCTGTAATTTGATGCCTACTTTAAATGAAGGCGATCCGATCGATGCGATCGCGCGAAGTTTGCGATCGAATACCAAATTAGTAGTATTAAGTCACATCCTGTGGAACACCGGTCAAGTGTTACCATTAGCCGAAATTACTAAAGTTTGCCAGCAAAATTCATCTTCTACCAAAATATTGGTTGATGCTGCTCAATCTGTGGGGATGATGCCTTTAAATTTGGCAGAATTGGGGGTTGACTTTTATGCTTTTACTGGTCATAAGTGGTGGTGTGGCCCGGAAGGTTTGGGCGGTTTATACGTGCGATCGGAAGCTTTAGAAAGTTTGCATCCCACA comes from Leptolyngbyaceae cyanobacterium and encodes:
- a CDS encoding TM0106 family RecB-like putative nuclease, which gives rise to MLLTAQLLLHYQRCNRRAFLDVHGDRNYLEPPSDFHLKLLHDRFVHEQAVLSEEFYHQPDYPQGDWQAAAQATLALMEQGVERIHKGVLLTNMENGNNSRSPFALLSSPDLLVKKPGKSRFGDWLYVPIDIELGKRAKLDYQIVAAFHAHVLARVQEAMPDTAWLILREKGRYPIKLDIRLPQMHLILEECCQVLLSQQPPEVFISRQKCNICRWHSYCYQIAKSEQHLSLLPGVTPSRYIYLKQLNLTTLESLANANLSLLEPIFGSEVAEQLLRQARSTLQNRVSLVSARSLNLPTSPVELYFDIEAEPELDLAYLLGVLVVDRTAKTETFHYFLAENPENEASIWHQFLELVWTYPEAPIFHFCDYEVQTVKRLARLYKTPTHLWQPLLIRFLDIHESISSGLTLPVESYALKTIARWLGFEWRDPKVNGAQAIYWYDQWLKTGDRNFLDLTLRYNEDDCRATLHVKNWLSNIVLEDLINNELSMTI
- a CDS encoding class I SAM-dependent methyltransferase yields the protein MTIMYLSDLTEMSSVSLEKFILAYNSESRNPLVKAFIADQVKNPETFNVEIYANDDGINHILNAYHCDVNRSLLEYLQSGKDIVDRLREVVNWKFNGFENVISFLDFACGSGRLTRFLLQELPVARITVSDIKDDAVAFQEKTFGVRGILSVSIPEDYPEENQYDCILISSLFSHLPEKTFSRWLKKLYNLLLPNGVLIFTVNDVSTMPLGMQMIDSGIVFAEVSEIKSLSLQDYGTTWVTESFVRQLIDDISGGKASYYRMSRGLWNQDLYVLANTPNEDFSGLRVGPIKGCLDTCFFQTPDRLILSGWAVDTKPEGEIESILVSINGQVMESCILQYERPDVASFLQDEKFLISGWSCSFSLPESTVLCDDIMMVKAINKQKIEHLIYLGLIGSTLTYAEAEQIELIESPGSIEKLSETEIEQSEISLFEKLVYPARRVLHIYRQWRARRNGS
- a CDS encoding aminotransferase class V-fold PLP-dependent enzyme, with product MKNIFSGNNLLEDHRQKFPGLVNKAYFNFGGQGPMPQGALDAIYRSYQFIQSRGPFSEAVYAWEVEEANQTREAIASELGVKAQTIALTEDVTVGCNIALWGIDWQAGDRILISDCEHPGIVATIGEIQRRFGVEVDICNLMPTLNEGDPIDAIARSLRSNTKLVVLSHILWNTGQVLPLAEITKVCQQNSSSTKILVDAAQSVGMMPLNLAELGVDFYAFTGHKWWCGPEGLGGLYVRSEALESLHPTFIGWRSFFHTNEGIAWHPDGRRFEIATSAYPLYAGLRTAIAIHHQVGNTRERYQQILQLSKYLWEKLAQRPHITCLRTSPPESGLVSFQIANNNHRQLVHFLEKEGFFIRTIRQPDCVRACVHYFTTQTEIDRLVETIEKFNLN